The genomic interval ATTTTAGATTTTAGATTTTAGATTTTAGATTTTAGATTTTAGATTTTAGATTTTAGATTTTAGATTTTAGATTTTAGATTTTAGATTTTAGATTTTAGATTTTAGATTTTAGATTTTAGATTTTCTAAAAGTCGCTTTGCTCCTTTTGAAATTTTATTTAAAGTTTCAGCTTTGCGAACTTAGCGTTTTATAAAGTGATAGTATAGAAAAAAACTTGCGTTCTTTGCGCTAAAAAAGCATTTGCGTTAAAAAAATAAACAAACACAAACAAATATGAACTTAGAAAGTCCAAAAGTTACTGTTCAGAAATCAGCTCAAGATTTATTTGATCAATTGACTGATGTTAAGAATTTTGAAAAATTAATGCCGGATAACATCGCTAAATTTGAAGTGACTGGCGAAGACGCTTTTATTTTTGGATTGAAAGGAATGCCGGAAATCAAATTAAAAATGAAAGAAAAAACAGCTCCAAACAAAATCGTTTTGGGCGCTGCAAGTGATAAACTTCCGTTTACATTGACTTCAAACATTGATAGTGTTTCCGATTCAGAAAGTGCGGTTCAATTGTTTTTTGAAGGAGAATTCAACGCTATGATGGCGATGATGGTTAAAGGTCCGATTAGTAAGTTTATTGAAACTTTAGCAAACAATATGAACAAGTTATAATTGTGAATTGTAAATTGTGAATTATAAATGAAAGCCTGATCTGATGATTGGGCTTTTTTATTTTTGTCATTTCAGGAACGAGAAATCACACTAGTAGCTTGACAAAGTATTTCCTTATCTATGCGGAATCCCGCGTATGATTTCTCGTTCCTCGAAATGACAAATAACACGATTTATTCATTTGAAAGAAAAAAACCTTAGAATCTTAGCAACTCAGAACCTTAGCACCTCAATAAAGCATCTTAACCTCTTTAATCTCAAATTCTGCCACAGAATCATCTTCTAACAAAACTTGAAGTTTACCTATTGAAGAAACACCTTGGATGATTCCCATGAAATCTTGATTATTATTATCTCTAAAGGCGGTTGGAATTCCCTTTTTAAACAAAAAATTTAAATAATCATTCCAAAACTTCTCAGATGAAGTTTTCCATAACTGAATTTTCTCTTTTAATTTTTCAACTATTAAAATAGCTAATTTCTCTTTATCAAAAGTTTTCCCTGAAATTACAGAAATAGAAGAAGCTGTCGGTAATTCGCTAAAATCGGTTTGGTTAACATTAATTCCAATTCCAACAACTGACACTATTCTGCCATCGCTTTTTAAGGTGTTTTCAATTAATATGCCAACCAACTTCTTATTATATGACAGAATGTCGTTTGGCCATTTTACACATATCTCAGGAATATTTAACGATTTTAAAACCTCTGCAACAGCTAATGAAACCAAAACGCTTAAATTGAAAACTTCTCCATTAGAAAATAGAAAATCCTTTACCAAAACACTCATAGTTAGGTTTTTACCCGCTTCAGACTTCCATACTCCTCCTACTTGCCCCTTGCCTTTTGTCTGATTTTCAGCAGTTACAACTGTAAAATTCGCCAG from Flavobacterium sp. YJ01 carries:
- a CDS encoding SRPBCC family protein, with amino-acid sequence MNLESPKVTVQKSAQDLFDQLTDVKNFEKLMPDNIAKFEVTGEDAFIFGLKGMPEIKLKMKEKTAPNKIVLGAASDKLPFTLTSNIDSVSDSESAVQLFFEGEFNAMMAMMVKGPISKFIETLANNMNKL
- a CDS encoding biotin--[acetyl-CoA-carboxylase] ligase, producing MKLIKLDAIDSTNDFLKSLASQDELANFTVVTAENQTKGKGQVGGVWKSEAGKNLTMSVLVKDFLFSNGEVFNLSVLVSLAVAEVLKSLNIPEICVKWPNDILSYNKKLVGILIENTLKSDGRIVSVVGIGINVNQTDFSELPTASSISVISGKTFDKEKLAILIVEKLKEKIQLWKTSSEKFWNDYLNFLFKKGIPTAFRDNNNQDFMGIIQGVSSIGKLQVLLEDDSVAEFEIKEVKMLY